The Endozoicomonas montiporae CL-33 genome contains a region encoding:
- a CDS encoding DUF2608 domain-containing protein: MSKIDKFIRWLVAIWFMALIINTHQASASPAGQKTVQQETTAKPGQFLQQKLANGTLKKGSLVILDLDDTTITTPEGQWLGRSEMFYRLVDKEQRRSPDRTRQEIVNDIDPLLSFVYSRVPVQLTDSILPEVIQQLNSQNVLVIGMTARGMPVADVTRSQLKEVGITFSDTGAERLIALPEDRHFIVEHGVVMAGQGNKKGEVLTALINEKVLPVPEQVMLIDDRDRHLNTVRDALERFDPTITYRPVLCNYLKDKKRFNAIESEQQLFDFLYQWRDDKEVAHFVEQDAYSQGFIARCRNIPDRQKQCEGLQKQFGVQPAL; the protein is encoded by the coding sequence GTGTCGAAAATCGATAAATTTATACGTTGGCTGGTCGCTATCTGGTTTATGGCTTTGATCATAAACACTCATCAGGCGTCGGCCTCCCCTGCCGGGCAGAAAACCGTTCAGCAGGAAACCACCGCAAAACCGGGCCAGTTTCTTCAGCAGAAACTGGCTAATGGCACGTTGAAAAAAGGTTCACTGGTTATTCTTGACCTGGACGATACAACGATCACCACGCCTGAAGGGCAGTGGCTGGGCCGTTCAGAGATGTTTTACCGTCTGGTGGACAAAGAACAGCGTCGCTCACCTGACCGGACAAGGCAGGAGATTGTGAATGACATCGACCCTCTTCTGTCTTTCGTTTACAGTCGCGTGCCCGTGCAGCTCACCGACAGCATCCTGCCAGAGGTCATTCAACAGCTGAATAGCCAGAATGTGCTGGTAATAGGCATGACAGCCAGGGGAATGCCCGTGGCTGATGTAACCCGGTCACAGTTAAAAGAAGTGGGCATTACTTTTTCGGATACCGGTGCTGAACGCCTGATTGCACTGCCGGAAGATAGACATTTTATTGTTGAACACGGTGTAGTGATGGCAGGGCAGGGGAATAAAAAAGGAGAGGTGCTCACTGCCCTGATCAATGAAAAAGTGTTGCCAGTGCCCGAACAGGTAATGCTGATTGACGATCGTGACCGACACCTCAATACGGTTCGGGATGCACTGGAACGTTTTGATCCAACTATTACCTACAGGCCGGTTTTGTGTAATTACCTTAAGGACAAGAAAAGATTTAACGCCATTGAATCTGAACAACAGCTGTTCGATTTCCTGTATCAATGGCGTGATGATAAAGAGGTGGCACACTTCGTAGAACAGGATGCCTACAGTCAGGGATTTATCGCCCGGTGTCGAAACATTCCGGATCGGCAGAAACAGTGCGAGGGACTGCAAAAGCAGTTTGGTGTACAACCTGCTCTTTGA
- a CDS encoding FAD-binding and (Fe-S)-binding domain-containing protein, protein MISKLDNKTTSTLYQTFAGAVQSAGFLGDIELGYADRTVLATDNSIYQLLPEGVFYPRSTGDLSLILTQAARPEFHQVVLSPRGGGTGTNGQSLTTGFMVDTSRYMNRVLEINAEERWARVQAGTVKDYLNELAAKEGLFFAPELSTSNRATVGGMVNTDASGQGSVVYGKTRHHVLELTSVLADGTVWASSAMNDDELNELCLRDDAIGKIHQTVRQAHDDNKHQVDAIFPKLNRNLTGYDLANIRNDNDDFDLNAVLCGSEGTLAMVSEIKVNLLPIPKTSALVLVFYQSFQESLQDAQTLMTAKPGSIETIDSRVLGLAKADIVWESVKEFFPENSGAIDGINFVEFTGDSEDELNDGIARLITELNKQSDIQRCGHQIVMGTANVKKIWAMRKQSVGLLGNMEGDARPIPFVEDVAVPPENLAAFIQQFRALLDKHQLTYGMFGHVDSGVLHVRPAIDMKDPQQAMLVRSISDEVARLAQSHGGVLWGEHGKGVRSEYTPAFFAELYPVLQQIKSVFDPHNQLNPGKIATPANEELLKIDGVQTRGELDSAIEREAFEAFTSGLYCNGNGACFNYNPASAMCPTWKATYDRTQSPKGRSGLVREWLRLQSATGTSIAEEIQNVRQGGLFYNAMDKARNAVDKIRGKEDFSHEVYEALDNCMSCKSCAGQCPIQVNIPDLRSRFFELYHSRYPRPLKHHVAGLLEPMLPALAKVKPVYNFAAGSQLINWFASKTVGLQDLPAITSTSPLNDSCRSGASVATPQLLNSLPEEERQRTVIIVQDAFTSFFETPVLTELVELLVRLGYRPLVTPYQPNGKVLHVYGYLGRFEKVARTNGSELNQLAESGVSLIGIDAAVALTYRDEYREAMGDNAPEVLLLSEWFAREADNIAALNLGLEGDYILLGHCTETTNVPAAPAQWQAFYRACGLTLTYQPTGCCGMAGIYGHETRNQAVSRKVYELSWQEVVEKPENQGRMVATGYSCRSQVKRLSDYRILHPVQMLLQVIKANH, encoded by the coding sequence GTGATCAGCAAGCTGGACAACAAAACAACAAGCACCCTGTACCAAACATTTGCCGGGGCTGTGCAGTCAGCCGGTTTTCTGGGTGACATCGAGCTGGGGTACGCTGATCGCACTGTACTGGCTACTGACAACTCCATTTACCAGCTGTTGCCGGAAGGGGTTTTTTACCCGCGTTCAACCGGCGACCTGAGTCTTATTCTCACTCAGGCTGCCCGCCCCGAATTTCATCAGGTCGTGCTCTCCCCAAGAGGCGGAGGCACCGGCACCAACGGTCAGTCGCTGACCACCGGCTTTATGGTTGATACCAGTCGCTACATGAACAGAGTGCTGGAAATCAATGCCGAAGAGCGCTGGGCAAGGGTTCAGGCAGGTACTGTTAAAGACTACCTGAATGAACTGGCCGCAAAGGAAGGGTTGTTTTTTGCTCCCGAGCTGTCCACCAGCAACCGGGCCACCGTCGGCGGCATGGTCAACACCGATGCAAGCGGTCAGGGGTCTGTCGTCTATGGCAAGACCCGCCACCATGTTCTGGAACTGACCTCTGTACTGGCAGATGGCACAGTGTGGGCGTCGTCGGCCATGAACGACGACGAACTGAACGAGCTTTGTCTGCGTGACGACGCCATTGGCAAGATTCACCAGACAGTTCGACAGGCACACGACGACAACAAGCATCAGGTAGACGCAATATTCCCGAAGCTGAACCGCAATCTAACCGGTTATGACCTTGCCAATATTCGCAATGACAACGACGATTTTGACCTGAATGCGGTGCTGTGTGGTTCTGAAGGTACACTGGCCATGGTCAGCGAAATCAAGGTAAACCTGCTGCCCATTCCCAAAACATCAGCCCTCGTGCTGGTGTTTTACCAGAGTTTTCAGGAGTCCCTGCAGGATGCCCAGACCCTGATGACGGCAAAGCCCGGCTCCATTGAAACCATTGACTCCAGAGTACTGGGATTAGCCAAAGCGGACATTGTCTGGGAAAGCGTTAAAGAATTCTTCCCGGAAAACAGCGGTGCCATAGACGGTATTAATTTTGTTGAGTTCACCGGTGACAGTGAGGATGAATTAAACGATGGCATTGCCCGCCTGATCACCGAACTCAACAAGCAGTCCGACATTCAGCGTTGCGGTCATCAGATTGTGATGGGAACGGCTAACGTCAAAAAAATCTGGGCCATGCGCAAACAGTCGGTGGGATTGCTCGGCAATATGGAAGGCGACGCCCGTCCCATACCTTTTGTGGAAGACGTGGCGGTTCCTCCGGAAAATCTTGCTGCCTTTATTCAACAGTTCAGGGCCTTGCTGGATAAACATCAGTTGACGTATGGCATGTTTGGCCATGTGGATTCCGGCGTACTGCATGTGCGTCCGGCGATTGATATGAAAGACCCGCAACAGGCCATGCTGGTACGTTCTATCAGTGACGAGGTGGCACGGCTGGCACAATCTCACGGCGGTGTTCTCTGGGGAGAGCATGGCAAAGGCGTACGCTCCGAATACACACCGGCTTTCTTTGCCGAGCTGTACCCGGTTCTACAACAGATCAAAAGTGTTTTTGATCCACACAACCAGCTGAATCCCGGAAAAATCGCCACGCCAGCCAATGAGGAGCTGCTGAAAATTGATGGCGTTCAGACCCGTGGAGAGCTGGACAGCGCTATCGAGCGCGAAGCCTTTGAAGCCTTCACCAGCGGGCTGTATTGCAACGGCAACGGTGCCTGCTTCAACTACAACCCTGCCAGTGCCATGTGTCCAACCTGGAAAGCCACTTACGACCGCACCCAGTCACCCAAAGGCCGATCCGGACTGGTCAGGGAATGGTTAAGGCTACAAAGCGCAACCGGCACGAGCATTGCTGAAGAAATCCAAAACGTTCGGCAGGGCGGACTGTTTTACAATGCCATGGACAAAGCCCGTAATGCTGTAGACAAAATCCGGGGCAAGGAAGATTTCAGTCACGAAGTATACGAAGCCCTCGACAACTGTATGAGCTGTAAGTCCTGTGCCGGACAATGCCCGATACAGGTGAATATTCCGGATTTGCGTTCCCGTTTTTTTGAGCTGTACCACAGTCGTTACCCAAGGCCGCTCAAACATCATGTTGCCGGTCTGCTGGAGCCCATGCTGCCAGCACTGGCCAAAGTGAAACCTGTCTATAATTTCGCGGCCGGGTCACAGCTGATCAACTGGTTTGCCAGTAAAACCGTTGGACTGCAGGATCTTCCCGCCATTACCAGCACCTCGCCATTAAATGACAGTTGTCGTTCCGGTGCTTCGGTTGCAACCCCGCAACTGCTGAACTCTTTACCCGAAGAAGAGCGACAGCGAACCGTCATTATTGTGCAGGATGCCTTCACCAGTTTCTTTGAAACACCGGTACTGACGGAACTGGTAGAACTGTTGGTTCGGCTGGGTTATCGCCCGCTGGTCACACCCTATCAACCCAATGGCAAAGTGTTGCATGTATATGGCTATCTGGGACGTTTTGAAAAAGTAGCCCGCACTAATGGTTCAGAATTAAACCAACTCGCCGAGTCGGGTGTCAGCCTGATCGGCATTGACGCGGCCGTGGCTCTGACCTATCGGGATGAATATCGTGAAGCCATGGGAGACAACGCACCCGAAGTGCTTCTGCTGTCGGAATGGTTTGCCAGGGAAGCTGACAATATTGCCGCTCTGAACCTTGGTCTGGAAGGCGATTATATTCTTCTGGGGCACTGTACCGAAACCACGAATGTGCCTGCCGCCCCTGCACAATGGCAGGCATTCTATCGCGCCTGCGGCCTGACACTCACCTATCAGCCAACAGGTTGCTGTGGTATGGCGGGTATCTACGGTCACGAGACACGTAACCAGGCAGTTTCGCGCAAAGTCTACGAACTCAGCTGGCAGGAAGTGGTTGAAAAACCCGAGAATCAGGGTCGGATGGTCGCAACAGGTTATTCCTGCCGCAGTCAGGTTAAACGACTGAGTGACTATAGAATCCTGCACCCGGTACAAATGCTTTTGCAGGTAATAAAAGCCAATCATTAG
- a CDS encoding RrF2 family transcriptional regulator, whose protein sequence is MRLTKHTDFALRILVYSAMETGERLLSVQEVTDAFEVPRTHVMKIVQKLGQLGYLQTFRGKGGGFRLGMQPEDINLGEVVKVMESSITLVECEEIACRDCSSCQLKDIMNQAMDAFFKVLAQYSLADALDRKNGLLIQLQAG, encoded by the coding sequence ATGAGATTGACCAAACACACCGACTTTGCCCTTCGTATTCTTGTTTATTCTGCCATGGAAACCGGAGAGCGCCTGCTGTCGGTTCAGGAAGTGACGGATGCCTTCGAAGTGCCACGCACTCATGTGATGAAAATCGTGCAGAAGCTGGGGCAGCTTGGCTATTTGCAGACATTCAGAGGCAAGGGTGGTGGCTTTCGTCTGGGTATGCAACCTGAAGACATTAACCTTGGTGAAGTGGTTAAAGTCATGGAGTCCAGTATTACACTGGTTGAGTGTGAAGAAATTGCCTGTCGCGACTGCTCGTCCTGTCAGTTGAAAGACATTATGAATCAGGCAATGGATGCTTTCTTCAAGGTGCTGGCGCAATACTCGCTGGCTGACGCATTGGATCGTAAGAACGGACTGCTGATTCAGCTGCAGGCGGGTTGA
- the radA gene encoding DNA repair protein RadA: MAKSKTRKAYVCTECGSESAKWQGQCPDCKAWNTFKEVNLGPAASPSIAAANKAGFAGTLSGLQTLSEVDVGEAPRFSSGMSEFDRVLGGGFVKGSAVLIGGHPGAGKSTILLQVLCHVAQQMDALYVSGEESLQQIAARAKRLGLPTDRLKMLAETSAENIVAVAEQQKPGIIVIDSIQVMFMNGVDAAPGGVAQVKESAAFLTRFAKQTGTVLLIVGHVTKDNSLAGPMTLSHIIDTQLMLGNTDDSRFRIMRATKNRFGQVNELGIFAMTETGMKEVKNPSAIFLSRTPEPTSGSIISVLWEGTRPLLVEIQALVVESQLGNPRRVTVGLEQNRLAMLLAILTRHGGIFTSDQDVFINVVGGVKISETSADLASLLAVVSSLRDNPLQQDLIAFGEVGLAGEIRPVANGQERLAEAAKHGFRRAIVPIANKPRKTVEGLEVVGISKLSEALEAI, encoded by the coding sequence ATGGCAAAATCCAAAACCCGCAAAGCCTACGTCTGCACCGAGTGTGGCAGTGAATCCGCTAAATGGCAGGGACAGTGCCCCGACTGCAAAGCCTGGAACACCTTCAAAGAGGTCAATCTCGGGCCAGCTGCCTCACCATCCATTGCGGCAGCTAACAAAGCTGGCTTTGCCGGAACCCTTTCTGGCTTGCAAACGCTCAGCGAGGTGGACGTTGGAGAGGCACCGCGCTTTTCCAGCGGCATGTCGGAGTTTGACCGGGTGTTGGGTGGCGGCTTTGTAAAAGGCAGTGCGGTTCTGATCGGCGGTCATCCCGGAGCCGGTAAAAGTACCATTCTGTTGCAGGTGCTTTGCCACGTTGCACAACAAATGGATGCTCTTTATGTGTCCGGTGAAGAATCCCTGCAACAGATTGCGGCCCGTGCTAAACGACTAGGGTTACCTACCGACCGACTAAAAATGCTGGCTGAAACCAGCGCTGAAAACATTGTCGCCGTTGCTGAACAGCAAAAGCCGGGGATTATTGTGATTGACTCGATTCAGGTCATGTTTATGAACGGTGTCGATGCTGCACCCGGCGGTGTTGCACAGGTAAAAGAGTCTGCCGCCTTTCTGACCCGTTTTGCCAAACAGACCGGAACCGTGTTGTTGATTGTGGGTCATGTCACCAAAGACAACTCGCTGGCAGGCCCTATGACACTGTCGCATATCATTGATACCCAGCTGATGTTGGGCAACACCGACGATTCCCGTTTCCGCATCATGCGTGCCACCAAGAACCGCTTTGGTCAGGTCAATGAGCTGGGTATTTTTGCCATGACCGAAACCGGCATGAAGGAAGTAAAAAACCCTTCTGCCATTTTCCTGTCCCGCACACCGGAACCTACATCCGGCAGTATTATCAGTGTCCTCTGGGAAGGCACACGGCCATTGCTGGTAGAAATTCAGGCTCTGGTGGTTGAATCCCAGCTGGGTAACCCTCGTCGGGTGACTGTCGGTCTGGAACAGAACCGTCTGGCTATGCTGCTGGCGATTCTTACCCGTCACGGCGGCATTTTCACCAGTGATCAGGATGTGTTTATCAATGTGGTGGGCGGGGTCAAAATCAGTGAAACCTCGGCCGACCTTGCCAGCCTGCTGGCCGTCGTTTCCAGCTTGCGTGACAACCCGTTGCAACAGGATCTGATTGCCTTTGGTGAAGTGGGTCTGGCGGGTGAAATCCGTCCGGTGGCCAATGGTCAGGAACGACTGGCAGAAGCTGCCAAACATGGCTTCAGGCGGGCGATTGTTCCCATTGCCAATAAACCCAGAAAAACCGTTGAAGGGCTGGAAGTAGTGGGCATCAGCAAGCTTTCCGAGGCTCTGGAAGCGATTTAA
- the thiE gene encoding thiamine phosphate synthase, protein MLKGLYGVTDSHLLPDDNSLLHAAGQALHGGMKVLQYRDKSNDQQKRLRQAGALKVLCHQHQAILIINDDVELAAAVEADGVHVGQSDASVAEARTRLGDYAIIGVSCGGSLELAQQAVSAGANYIAFGKFFESKTKPDAKTAELSVLSQARQRFDVPVVAIGGITIDNAFQITEAGADMIAVVNNLFATPDIQLRARELSALYQ, encoded by the coding sequence ATGCTCAAAGGTCTGTACGGTGTCACCGACAGCCATCTGCTACCCGATGACAATAGTCTGCTGCACGCTGCCGGGCAGGCTTTGCACGGTGGTATGAAGGTGTTGCAATACCGGGATAAAAGCAACGACCAGCAGAAGCGTCTGCGTCAAGCGGGTGCCCTGAAAGTGCTCTGCCACCAGCATCAGGCCATTCTGATCATCAATGACGATGTCGAGCTGGCCGCTGCGGTTGAAGCCGACGGTGTTCACGTAGGCCAGAGTGATGCGTCCGTTGCCGAAGCCAGAACCCGTCTGGGCGATTACGCCATTATTGGTGTAAGCTGTGGAGGCTCTCTGGAGCTGGCACAGCAGGCCGTTAGCGCGGGTGCGAACTACATCGCCTTTGGTAAATTCTTCGAATCCAAAACCAAACCGGATGCCAAAACCGCCGAACTGTCCGTCCTGTCACAGGCCAGACAGCGTTTTGATGTGCCCGTTGTAGCCATTGGCGGCATTACCATAGATAATGCTTTCCAAATAACAGAAGCAGGTGCGGACATGATCGCTGTTGTAAACAATCTGTTTGCAACACCCGATATTCAGCTCCGGGCCCGTGAACTGAGTGCGCTTTACCAATAA
- the hemL gene encoding glutamate-1-semialdehyde 2,1-aminomutase: MARSDNRSGALFREAQQVIPGGVNSPVRAFKGVGGKPVFFQSALGAHVKDVDGNELIDYIGSWGPMILGHNHPDVVAAVREQALQGLSFGAPTAIETEVALKVRQLFPSMELLRMVNSGTEATMSAIRLARGFTGRDRIVKFEGCYHGHSDSLLVKAGSGALTLGVPSSPGVPEALAENTITLTFNDLDSVEETFAEIGTDIACIIVEPVAGNMNCIPPVPGFLQGLRRICDEHGALLIFDEVMTGFRVALGGAQAHYDVKPDLTTLGKIIGGGLPVGAFGGRRDVMKHLAPLGPVYQAGTLSGNPLAMAAGLATLNNIVQPGFHDELTDKASQLLKGISHQADLAGIPLRTSQVGAMFGLFFTEQEKVERFDHVMTCDSELYGRFFHAMLDEGVYLAPSAFEAGFISAAHGDQEIEQTIAAAGRAFHSLLNP; the protein is encoded by the coding sequence ATGGCTCGATCCGACAACCGTTCCGGTGCTTTGTTCAGGGAAGCACAACAAGTGATTCCCGGTGGAGTAAACTCGCCTGTTCGTGCCTTTAAAGGTGTGGGTGGCAAACCGGTATTTTTCCAGAGTGCCCTGGGCGCTCATGTAAAGGACGTTGATGGAAACGAGCTGATTGATTACATCGGTTCCTGGGGGCCCATGATTCTTGGGCACAATCACCCGGACGTGGTGGCTGCGGTCAGGGAGCAGGCGTTACAGGGGTTGAGCTTTGGCGCTCCGACAGCCATCGAAACCGAAGTGGCTCTAAAGGTTCGCCAGTTATTTCCTTCCATGGAACTGCTGCGCATGGTGAACTCCGGTACCGAAGCGACCATGAGTGCTATCCGGCTGGCTCGCGGTTTTACCGGACGGGATCGTATCGTCAAATTTGAAGGCTGCTATCACGGTCACTCCGACTCCCTGCTGGTTAAAGCCGGTTCCGGCGCCCTCACCCTTGGTGTTCCCAGTTCTCCGGGCGTGCCTGAAGCACTGGCTGAAAACACCATCACCCTGACATTCAATGATCTGGACTCTGTGGAAGAAACCTTCGCAGAAATCGGGACAGACATTGCCTGCATCATTGTTGAGCCAGTGGCTGGCAATATGAACTGCATTCCTCCGGTCCCCGGCTTTTTGCAGGGTTTACGCCGGATCTGCGATGAACACGGTGCACTGCTGATTTTTGATGAGGTGATGACCGGTTTCCGGGTGGCTCTGGGCGGTGCTCAGGCGCATTACGATGTTAAACCGGATTTAACCACGCTCGGCAAGATCATCGGTGGCGGACTACCTGTCGGAGCCTTTGGTGGCCGTCGGGACGTTATGAAACATCTTGCCCCTCTCGGTCCGGTTTATCAGGCGGGTACGTTGTCGGGCAACCCTCTGGCAATGGCTGCAGGGCTGGCAACACTCAACAATATTGTCCAGCCGGGTTTTCATGACGAACTGACCGATAAAGCATCGCAATTGCTGAAAGGCATCAGTCATCAGGCAGATCTTGCCGGTATTCCACTACGTACGTCTCAGGTCGGTGCCATGTTTGGCCTGTTCTTCACGGAACAGGAAAAAGTAGAACGATTTGATCATGTGATGACCTGTGACAGTGAGCTGTATGGACGCTTCTTCCATGCCATGCTGGACGAAGGCGTTTATCTGGCACCTTCAGCGTTTGAAGCCGGTTTCATTTCTGCCGCCCATGGTGATCAGGAAATAGAACAAACCATTGCTGCGGCTGGTCGGGCTTTTCACTCTTTATTAAATCCTTGA